A genomic segment from Nicotiana tabacum cultivar K326 chromosome 7, ASM71507v2, whole genome shotgun sequence encodes:
- the LOC107828314 gene encoding probably inactive leucine-rich repeat receptor-like protein kinase At3g28040, whose product MKMWFFSCPSCFLIFIFHVGLLYGSLAGETLQLNDDVLGLIVFKSTLLDPNSKLLSWNEDDNSPCAWEFIKCNPMNGRVSELNLNGLSLSGKIGRGLEKLQSLQVLSLSNNNFTGPISPELALLTNLENLNLSQNGLSGNIPPSISKITSLQFLDLSQNSLSGPVSDTMFDNCGNSLRYLSLSGNFLEGAFPTTVSKCNNLNHLNVSRNHLSGDPGFSGGLWGLTRLRTLDLSHNELSELVPVGISVLHQLKELLLQGNQFSGKLPSDIGYCPHLNKLDLSENLFTGAIPESVQKLNALSFLSLSNNMINGDFPQWISNMSSLEYLDFSGNSIEGTLPDSIGDLKMLKYLSLSGNKLSGKIPKSMVYCTSLSTIRLKENALTGSIPEGLFGIGLEEADFSRNELSGSIPPGSGKFFESLQVLDLSGNNLTGNIPAEVGLFSKLRYLNLSWNNFQSRLPPEVGYFQNLTVLDLRYSALVGSIPGDICDSGSLGILQLDGNSFTGPIPDEIGNCSSLYLLSLSHNNLSGSIPRSLSMLRKLKILKLEYNQLSGEIPQDLGKLENLLAVNISYNRLVGRLPLGNIFQNLDQSSLEGNLGICSPLLKGPCKMNVPKPLVLDPYAYGNQMGGQNRGDETSRSNSKRFKHHRFLSISSIVAISAAALIAVGVMVIALLNASVRRKIAFVDNALESMCSSSSKSGSLATGKLVLLDSKSSPDWTNTSLESVLNKACEIGEGVFGTVYKAPLGGEGRLVAIKKLVTSKILQYPEDFDREVRVLAKARHQNLISLRGYYWTPQLQLLVSDYAPEGSLQAKLHERPSSSPPLSWSTRFKIVLGTAKGLAHLHHAFRPAIIHYNIKPSNILLDENLNPKISDFGLARLVTKLDKHMISNRFQSALGYVAPELACQSLRVNEKCDVYGFGMLILEIVTGRRPIEYCEDNVLILNDHVRVLLEQGNVLDCVDPTLDTYPEEEVLPVLKLALVCTSQIPSSRPSMAEVVQILQVIKTPVPQRMEAY is encoded by the exons atgaaaatgTGGTTTTTTTCTTGTCCTTCTTGTTTTCTTATCTTCATATTTCATGTTGGTTTATTGTATGGATCTTTAGCTGGTGAAACTTTACAACTTAATGATGATGTTTTAGGCCTCATTGTATTCAAATCAACTCTTCTTGATCCTAACTCAAAACTCTTATCTTGGAATGAAGATGATAACTCTCCTTGTGCATGGGAATTCATCAAATGCAATCCAATGAATGGTAGAGTTTCTGAACTTAACTTAAATGGTTTAAGTTTATCAGGAAAGATCGGTAGGGGGCTCGAGAAGTTGCAGTCACTACAGGTATTATCTTTATCAAACAACAACTTCACTGGTCCTATTAGCCCTGAGTTAGCTTTGTTAACAAATCTTGAAAATCTTAACCTTAGTCAAAATGGACTTTCAGGAAATATTCCTCCATCTATTTCAAAAATAACCTCCTTACAATTTCTTGATCTCTCTCAAAATTCGTTATCTGGACCTGTCTCTGATACCATGTTTGATAACTGTGGTAATTCGCTACGTTATCTTTCTTTATCTGGAAATTTTCTTGAAGGTGCATTTCCTACCACAGTTTCCAAATGTAACAATTTGAATCATCTCAATGTTTCAAGAAACCATTTATCTGGCGACCCGGGATTTTCGGGGGGACTCTGGGGATTGACAAGGCTAAGAACATTAGATCTTTCACATAATGAACTCTCTGAATTAGTACCTGTTGGTATTTCAGTATTACATCAGTTGAAAGAGTTGTTGTTACAAGGAAATCAATTTAGTGGAAAGTTACCTTCTGATATTGGATATTGTCCACACTTGAATAAATTAGATTTGAGTGAAAATCTATTCACAGGAGCAATCCCAGAGTCAGTACAAAAGCTCAATGCTCTTTCTTTTCTAAGTTTATCAAACAATATGATAAATGGAGATTTCCCTCAATGGATAAGTAACATGAGCAGCTTGGAATACTTAGATTTTTCGGGCAATAGTATAGAAGGGACATTGCCTGATTCAATAGGGGACTTGAAAATGTTGAAATACTTGAGTTTATCTGGTAATAAGTTAAGTGGAAAGATTCCAAAATCCATGGTTTATTGTACTAGTTTATCGACGAttcggctaaaagaaaatgcaTTGACTGGTAGCATTCCTGAGGGACTGTTTGGTATAGGATTAGAAGAAGCAGATTTTTCAAGAAATGAGTTAAGTGGTTCAATCCCTCCTGGTTCTGGCAAATTCTTTGAATCACTTCAAGTTCTTGATTTATCAGGAAACAATCTTACTGGAAATATTCCAGCTGAAGTTGGACTTTTCTCCAAGTTGAGATATTTGAATCTTTCTTGGAATAATTTTCAATCAAGATTGCCTCCTGAAGTTGGATATTTTCAGAATTTAACGGTGTTAGATCTTCGATACAGTGCTTTAGTTGGATCAATTCCTGGTGATATATGTGATTCTGGTAGCTTAGGAATTCTTCAGCTTGATGGAAATTCATTTACTGGACCTATTCCTGATGAGATTGGAAATTGTTCATCCCTTTACTTATT GAGTTTGTCTCATAATAACTTAAGTGGCTCAATACCAAGGTCTCTTTCAATGTTGAGGAAGCTCAAGATTTTGAAGCTAGAGTATAACCAATTGAGTGGAGAAATACCACAAGATCTTGGCAAATTGGAAAATCTTCTGGCTGTTAATATATCCTACAACAGGCTCGTTGGACGGCTTCCATTAGGTAATATATTCCAGAATCTAGACCAGAGTTCATTGGAAGGGAATTTGGGCATTTGTTCACCTTTGTTGAAAGGTCCTTGTAAGATGAATGTGCCAAAGCCTTTGGTTCTTGATCCTTATGCTTATGGAAACCAAATGGGAGGTCAAAACCGGGGCGATGAAACTTCAAGAAGCAATAGCAAAAGGTTCAAACACCATAGATTCCTTAGTATTTCATCCATTGTTGCAATCTCTGCTGCAGCTTTGATCGCGGTTGGAGTAATGGTGATAGCCTTACTAAATGCTTCTGTTCGAAGGAAGATTGCGTTTGTTGACAACGCCTTGGAAAGTATGTGCTCAAGTTCTTCTAAATCCGGGAGCCTAGCCACAGGAAAGCTAGTGTTGTTGGACTCTAAATCATCCCCGGATTGGACTAATACCAGTCTTGAATCAGTCCTAAACAAGGCATGTGAAATCGGTGAAGGTGTTTTCGGGACAGTTTACAAGGCTCCATTGGGAGGGGAAGGAAGATTAGTAGCTATCAAGAAGCTTGTGACATCAAAGATACTCCAATATCCTGAGGACTTCGATAGAGAAGTCCGAGTTTTAGCAAAAGCAAGGCATCAAAATCTGATATCCTTAAGAGGGTATTACTGGACTCCTCAACTTCAGCTTTTAGTATCAGATTATGCACCAGAAGGAAGTTTACAAGCCAAACTACACGAAAGGCCATCGTCTTCACCTCCACTGTCTTGGTCCACTCGATTCAAGATTGTGCTCGGGACAGCCAAGGGACTAGCACATTTGCACCACGCGTTTAGGCCAGCAATCATTCACTACAACATAAAGCCTAGCAACATCCTCCTTGACGAGAATCTCAACCCGAAAATATCAGATTTCGGGCTAGCAAGGCTCGTGACAAAGCTCGATAAACACATGATAAGCAACAGGTTCCAGTCTGCACTAGGCTATGTAGCACCTGAATTGGCATGCCAGAGCTTAAGGGTGAACGAAAAGTGCGACGTTTATGGTTTTGGGATGTTGATTCTTGAAATTGTGACAGGGAGGAGACCAATTGAGTATTGTGAAGACAATGTGTTGATACTCAATGATCATGTTAGAGTGTTGCTTGAACAAGGGAATGTGTTAGATTGTGTTGATCCAACATTGGATACATATCCTGAAGAGGAAGTTTTGCCTGTTCTGAAATTGGCTTTGGTATGCACTTCTCAAATACCATCAAGTAGGCCTTCAATGGCTGAAGTGGTTCAAATCTTGCAGGTCATCAAAACACCTGTTCCTCAAAGAATGGAAGCATACTAA
- the LOC107789396 gene encoding eukaryotic translation initiation factor 3 subunit H isoform X2, whose protein sequence is MANPGRSFLQVAATEEAVAPPLRVVQIEGLVILKIIKHCQEFSPALVTGQLLGLDVGSVLEVTNCFPFPVREEDEEIEAEGANYQLEMMRCLREVNVDNNTVGWYQSTLFGSFQTVELIETFMNYQENIKRCVCIIYDPSRSNQGVLALKALKLSDSFMELYKSNNFTGEKLREKNLSWVDIFEEIPIKVSNSALISAFMTELEPDTPVTQCDYERLQLSTNPYLERNVEFLIECMDDLSMEQQKFQFYYRNLSRQQAQQQAWLQKRRSDNNARKAAGEEPLPEEDPSNPIFKPLPEPSRLDSFLITNQIANYCNQINGVAGQSFSRLYLMKALHEN, encoded by the exons ATGGCAAATC CAGGGCGGTCGTTTTTGCAAGTGGCAGCTACAGAGGAGGCTGTGGCGCCGCCACTCAGGGTTGTTCAGATTGAAGGACTG gttattttgaaaataataaagcactGCCAGGAGTTTTCACCAGCTTTAGTCACTGGGCAACTTCTTGGATTGGATGTTGGGAGCGTTCTTGAAGTCACTAACTGTTTTCCCTTTCCG GTTCGTGAGGAAGATGAGGAGATAGAAGCTGAGGGTGCTAATTATCAGCTTGAGATGATGAGATGCCTGAGGGAGGTTAATGTTGACAACAACACCGTTGGTTG GTATCAATCAACTTTATTTGGTTCTTTCCAGACTGTGGAACTGATAGAGACCTTCATGAATTACCAG GAGAATATAAAACGTTGTGTCTGCATAATTTATGATCCTTCAAGATCCAACCAAGGTGTCTTGGCTTTGAAAGCCTTGAAGCTTTCGGACTCTTTCATGGAACTCTATAAGAGTAACAACTTTACTGGAGAAAA GTTGAGAGAAAAGAATCTTTCATGGGTTGACATCTTTGAAGAGATACCA ATAAAAGTTTCAAATTCCGCACTCATTAGTGCCTTTATGACTGAACTGGAGCCTGATACACCTGTAACTCAG tGTGATTATGAACGGCTACAATTGTCAACTAATCCATATTTGGAGAGAAATGTGGAATTTTTGATTGAATGCATGGATGACTTGTCAATGGAACAGCAGAAG TTCCAATTCTATTACCGGAATCTTTCTCGTCAACAAGCTCAGCAGCAAGCTTGGCTTCAAAAGAGGag GTCTGATAACAATGCACGCAAAGCTGCAGGAGAAGAACCTCTGCCAGAGGAGGATCCCTCTAATCCCATCTTTAAGCCACTTCCAGAGCCCTCGCGGTTGGATAGCTTTCTCATAACTAATCAAATAGCAAACTACTGCAACCAGATTAATGG TGTTGCGGGACAAAGCTTCAGTAGACTATATCTGATGAAGGCTCTACACGAGAATTGA
- the LOC107789396 gene encoding eukaryotic translation initiation factor 3 subunit H isoform X1, whose protein sequence is MANPAGRSFLQVAATEEAVAPPLRVVQIEGLVILKIIKHCQEFSPALVTGQLLGLDVGSVLEVTNCFPFPVREEDEEIEAEGANYQLEMMRCLREVNVDNNTVGWYQSTLFGSFQTVELIETFMNYQENIKRCVCIIYDPSRSNQGVLALKALKLSDSFMELYKSNNFTGEKLREKNLSWVDIFEEIPIKVSNSALISAFMTELEPDTPVTQCDYERLQLSTNPYLERNVEFLIECMDDLSMEQQKFQFYYRNLSRQQAQQQAWLQKRRSDNNARKAAGEEPLPEEDPSNPIFKPLPEPSRLDSFLITNQIANYCNQINGVAGQSFSRLYLMKALHEN, encoded by the exons ATGGCAAATC CAGCAGGGCGGTCGTTTTTGCAAGTGGCAGCTACAGAGGAGGCTGTGGCGCCGCCACTCAGGGTTGTTCAGATTGAAGGACTG gttattttgaaaataataaagcactGCCAGGAGTTTTCACCAGCTTTAGTCACTGGGCAACTTCTTGGATTGGATGTTGGGAGCGTTCTTGAAGTCACTAACTGTTTTCCCTTTCCG GTTCGTGAGGAAGATGAGGAGATAGAAGCTGAGGGTGCTAATTATCAGCTTGAGATGATGAGATGCCTGAGGGAGGTTAATGTTGACAACAACACCGTTGGTTG GTATCAATCAACTTTATTTGGTTCTTTCCAGACTGTGGAACTGATAGAGACCTTCATGAATTACCAG GAGAATATAAAACGTTGTGTCTGCATAATTTATGATCCTTCAAGATCCAACCAAGGTGTCTTGGCTTTGAAAGCCTTGAAGCTTTCGGACTCTTTCATGGAACTCTATAAGAGTAACAACTTTACTGGAGAAAA GTTGAGAGAAAAGAATCTTTCATGGGTTGACATCTTTGAAGAGATACCA ATAAAAGTTTCAAATTCCGCACTCATTAGTGCCTTTATGACTGAACTGGAGCCTGATACACCTGTAACTCAG tGTGATTATGAACGGCTACAATTGTCAACTAATCCATATTTGGAGAGAAATGTGGAATTTTTGATTGAATGCATGGATGACTTGTCAATGGAACAGCAGAAG TTCCAATTCTATTACCGGAATCTTTCTCGTCAACAAGCTCAGCAGCAAGCTTGGCTTCAAAAGAGGag GTCTGATAACAATGCACGCAAAGCTGCAGGAGAAGAACCTCTGCCAGAGGAGGATCCCTCTAATCCCATCTTTAAGCCACTTCCAGAGCCCTCGCGGTTGGATAGCTTTCTCATAACTAATCAAATAGCAAACTACTGCAACCAGATTAATGG TGTTGCGGGACAAAGCTTCAGTAGACTATATCTGATGAAGGCTCTACACGAGAATTGA